A single region of the Chryseobacterium sp. 6424 genome encodes:
- a CDS encoding TonB-dependent receptor domain-containing protein, producing the protein MRYSNVVPGNYTFQAKVSIFFNSNFNKGIGQSIFTQDNLAENHSTVHNSNSAYTAPTLDLYYSKNIGKKDELSLNLIGSHYTTTSSQFDHEWNTADDTDVFNNDMNLKAKQTGVVGEIAHTHQFEKGKLSSGYRISNTAISNDLVNLLGASHYDVNYLEQYLYTEYSGKWHKLGYRFGIGVTNIHNKSAETTQNDWAPTPKLVLSYDLAKNQSLRLTTDYTSQSPWAEALSSNVTQIVPNIYRSGNPFLKPKHTFRNNLTYSFNNKYFDVNATALYNYLKRDIAQFYTFDSNLDGFVLRNVNADYTRQLGVQISGNVIPFGSNVFIARFNLQPASILVETVDGKEIKNNYVQNWFTLSFEYKNFYFQYSFRFPS; encoded by the coding sequence TTGAGATACTCGAATGTCGTTCCTGGTAACTACACTTTTCAGGCGAAGGTAAGCATTTTCTTCAATTCAAATTTTAACAAAGGAATTGGACAAAGTATTTTCACGCAGGACAATCTCGCAGAAAACCACAGCACAGTCCACAACAGCAATTCCGCCTACACCGCACCGACTTTGGACCTCTATTATTCCAAAAATATCGGGAAGAAGGACGAATTGAGTTTAAACTTAATCGGTTCGCATTATACCACAACTTCCTCGCAATTCGACCACGAATGGAATACTGCGGACGATACCGACGTATTTAACAACGATATGAATCTGAAGGCAAAACAGACCGGAGTCGTCGGCGAGATTGCGCACACGCACCAGTTTGAAAAAGGAAAGTTGAGTTCCGGCTACCGAATCTCGAACACCGCGATTTCAAATGATTTGGTGAACCTTCTCGGTGCGTCGCATTACGATGTGAATTATCTGGAACAATACCTCTACACCGAATATTCCGGAAAGTGGCACAAGTTGGGTTACCGTTTCGGAATCGGCGTGACGAATATCCACAACAAAAGCGCAGAAACCACGCAGAACGACTGGGCGCCGACACCGAAACTAGTGTTGAGTTACGATTTGGCGAAAAACCAAAGTTTGAGACTGACAACAGATTACACCTCTCAAAGTCCGTGGGCAGAAGCATTGAGTAGTAACGTTACCCAAATAGTTCCAAATATTTACCGTAGTGGAAACCCCTTCTTGAAGCCGAAACATACTTTTAGAAATAATCTGACCTATTCGTTTAACAACAAATATTTCGATGTTAATGCCACAGCGTTATACAATTATCTGAAAAGGGACATTGCACAGTTCTACACATTCGACAGCAATTTGGATGGTTTTGTTTTGAGGAATGTGAATGCCGATTATACAAGGCAGCTTGGCGTTCAGATTAGCGGAAATGTAATACCTTTTGGAAGCAATGTCTTTATTGCGAGATTTAATTTGCAGCCCGCCTCCATATTGGTAGAGACTGTTGATGGTAAGGAAATTAAAAACAACTATGTTCAGAACTGGTTTACACTTTCTTTCGAATATAAGAACTTTTATTTTCAGTATTCATTCCGTTTTCCGTCGTAA
- a CDS encoding site-specific integrase: MNQTFSLLFYVKKAKENAKGECPIYLRITIDGKATEISVKRTIKLSQWNAAAQKATGYTEAIKQLNHYLKTFEQQVHNAYHDLMKDGEHITTEVLKNRLTGKEATGRMLIGIFKDHNNRMEKLVGKEFAPGTLGRYRTCLNHTLEFLKWKYRISDINIKKIDYAFLNDFEFFLRTEKACNNNSAVKYLKNFGKIIRICLANGWIEKNPFLNYHSKFEEVTRVYLNEDELTRLTEKDFKNERLSLVRDIFLFSCYTGLAYIDTKQLTKQNISFGLDGNKWIFTKRQKTKTASNIPLLPQAMRIIEKYRDNQYCSVSGKLLPILTNQKMNAYLKEIADLCQIDKELTYHIARHTFATTITLSNGVSIESVSKMLGHKNIKTTQHYAKILDKKVSDDMSNLTSILQQKQELQEQKINKVGF; encoded by the coding sequence ATGAACCAGACTTTCAGCCTGCTTTTTTATGTGAAAAAAGCCAAAGAAAATGCTAAGGGAGAATGTCCAATTTACCTTAGAATTACAATCGACGGAAAAGCTACGGAAATAAGTGTGAAAAGGACGATAAAATTATCCCAATGGAATGCTGCTGCACAAAAGGCAACAGGATATACGGAGGCCATAAAACAACTTAACCATTATCTGAAAACCTTTGAGCAGCAGGTTCACAATGCCTATCACGATCTTATGAAAGATGGTGAACATATTACAACTGAAGTTTTAAAAAACAGATTAACTGGAAAAGAAGCAACCGGAAGAATGCTTATCGGTATTTTTAAGGATCATAATAATCGTATGGAAAAACTCGTAGGTAAAGAATTTGCACCTGGAACGCTGGGTAGATACCGCACCTGCCTTAACCATACTTTAGAATTTCTTAAATGGAAGTATAGAATTTCTGATATTAATATTAAGAAAATTGATTATGCCTTTTTAAATGATTTTGAATTTTTTCTGCGGACTGAAAAGGCCTGCAACAATAATTCGGCTGTAAAATATTTGAAAAACTTTGGAAAGATTATCAGAATTTGCCTTGCTAACGGTTGGATTGAAAAAAATCCTTTTCTAAATTATCATTCAAAATTTGAAGAAGTTACAAGAGTATATCTGAATGAAGATGAACTTACTAGATTAACGGAGAAGGATTTTAAAAATGAAAGACTCTCATTAGTCAGGGATATTTTTTTGTTCAGTTGCTACACCGGTTTGGCTTATATTGATACAAAACAACTAACCAAACAAAACATTTCTTTTGGACTGGATGGAAACAAATGGATTTTTACGAAAAGACAAAAAACAAAAACAGCTTCTAATATTCCACTACTGCCACAAGCAATGCGTATTATTGAAAAATATCGCGACAATCAGTATTGCTCTGTGAGTGGAAAGTTATTGCCCATCCTCACTAATCAGAAAATGAATGCTTATCTGAAAGAAATTGCAGATTTGTGTCAGATTGATAAAGAATTGACATACCATATTGCACGACATACCTTTGCTACTACTATTACTTTGTCAAATGGCGTTTCCATTGAAAGTGTAAGCAAAATGCTCGGTCATAAAAATATAAAGACCACACAACATTATGCGAAGATTTTGGATAAAAAAGTAAGCGACGATATGAGCAATCTCACATCTATCCTCCAACAGAAACAAGAATTACAAGAACAAAAGATTAATAAAGTTGGTTTTTAG